Proteins encoded in a region of the Dryobates pubescens isolate bDryPub1 chromosome 14, bDryPub1.pri, whole genome shotgun sequence genome:
- the OSGIN2 gene encoding oxidative stress-induced growth inhibitor 2 isoform X1: MPVWCCRCSLTGHFRSYRSPETEGQLLTSFVQYFGDSLGRKIKRMPLIEETVVPGDSLLTLPVVIIGNGPSGICLSYLLSGYRPYLSPEAIHPNPILHTKLEEARHLSIVDQDLEYLSEGLEGRSSNPVAVLFDTLLHPDADFGYDYPPVLHWKLEQHNYIPHIVLGKGPPGGAWHSMEGSMLTISFGDWMELPGLTFKEWAASKRRNIKSDRVTPEEIACYYKHYVKVMGLQKNFRDNAYITSVSRLYRGKDDEDRSQLNEDISAQHLEMEDGQKSVTKRNWEIRGYQRATDGSHVPFCLFAENVALATGTFDSPGRLQVEGEDFPFVLHSMSDFGAAISKGKLRGKADPVLIVGAGLTAADAVLCAYNNNIPVIHVFRRRVTDTSLIFKQLPKKLYPEYHKVYHMMCTQSHSVDSNLHSAYTSFPEHNVLSFKPEMKCVLQSASGLKKILKFSVALVLIGSHPNLFFLKDQGHSIGHHSNQPITCKGNPIEIDPYTYECTKEANLFALGPLVGDNFVRFLKGGALGIARCLAIRQKKKHELIQSGDGGGDGVP; this comes from the exons ATGCCCGTGTGGTGCTGCCGTTGCTCCTTGACCGGTCACTTCAG AAGCTACAGAAGCCCTGAAACTGAAGGACAGCTTTTGACTTCTTTCGTCCAGTATTTCGGTGACAGCCTTGGGAGGAAGATTAAAAGAATGCCTTTAATTGAAGAaactgtggtgcctggggactcCCTTCTTACTCTGCCTGTAGTAATAATAG gaaatgGACCTTCAGGAATTTGTCTTTCTTACCTGCTCTCTGGATACAGGCCCTATTTGTCTCCTGAAGCTATACACCCAAACCCCATCCTACACACGAAATTAGAAGAAGCTCGACACCTTTCCATTGTTGATCAA GATCTGGAGTACCTGTCTGAAGGCCTTGAAGGACGTTCTTCAAACCCAGTTGCAGTGCTTTTTGATACCTTGCTTCATCCTGATGCTGACTTTGGGTACGACTACCCACCAGTTCTGCACTGGAAGCTAGAGCAGCATAATTATATTCCCCATATAGTGCTTGGTAAAGGGCCACCTGGTGGGGCTTGGCAT TCCATGGAGGGCTCTATGCTAACAATCAGCTTTGGAGACTGGATGGAATTGCCTGGCCTTACCTTCAAGGAGTGGGCAGCCAGCAAACGCAG AAACATAAAGAGTGATCGAGTAACCCCAGAAGAAATAGCTTGTTACTATAAACACTATGTTAAAGTCATGGGCCTCCAAAAGAATTTCAGAGACAACGCTTACATAACGTCAGTGTCCAGGCTCTACCGAGGGAAGGACGATGAAGATAGAAGTCAGCTAAATGAAGATATTTCAGCACAGCATTTGGAAATGGAAGATGGACAGAAATCAGTGACTAAGAGAAACTGGGAAATCAGAGGTTACCAGCGAGCAACAGATGGTTCTCATGTGCCCTTCTGCCTCTTTGCTGAGAATGTGGCTCTTGCCACAGGAACCTTTGATTCTCCTGGCCGCCTACAGGTTGAAGGAGAAGACTTTCCTTTTGTGCTTCATTCCATGTCTGACTTTGGGGCTGCTATCAGCAAAGGAAAGCTACGTGGGAAGGCAGACCCTGTGTTAATTGTGGGTGCTGGACTTACAGCAGCTGATGCAGTCCTGTGTGCCTACAACAACAACATCCCAGTAATCCACGTGTTTCGTAGAAGAGTTACCGATACAAGCCTGATTTTCAAACAGTTACCTAAAAAGCTTTACCCTGAATACCATAAGGTCTACCATATGATGTGTACTCAGTCCCACAGTGTGGACTCTAATCTACATTCTGCTTACACTAGTTTCCCTGAACACAATGTACTTTCCTTCAAGCCTGAAATGAAATGTGTTCTTCAGAGTGCCTCTGGACTGAAGAAAATTTTGAAGTTTTCTGTAGCCTTAGTTCTGATAGGTTCTCACCCAaatcttttctttctaaagGACCAAGGACATAGCATAGGTCATCACTCTAATCAGCCCATCACATGCAAGGGGAATCCTATAGAGATTGATCCATACACGTACGAATGCACTAAAGAAGCAAATCTCTTTGCTTTAGGGCCTCTGGTGGGAGACAACTTTGTACGGTTTTTAAAGGGAGGGGCGTTGGGCATTGCACGCTGCCTGGCAATAAGGCAGAAGAAGAAACATGAATTGATTCAAAGTGGGGATGGAGGAGGTGATGGGGTTCCATAA
- the OSGIN2 gene encoding oxidative stress-induced growth inhibitor 2 isoform X2: MPLIEETVVPGDSLLTLPVVIIGNGPSGICLSYLLSGYRPYLSPEAIHPNPILHTKLEEARHLSIVDQDLEYLSEGLEGRSSNPVAVLFDTLLHPDADFGYDYPPVLHWKLEQHNYIPHIVLGKGPPGGAWHSMEGSMLTISFGDWMELPGLTFKEWAASKRRNIKSDRVTPEEIACYYKHYVKVMGLQKNFRDNAYITSVSRLYRGKDDEDRSQLNEDISAQHLEMEDGQKSVTKRNWEIRGYQRATDGSHVPFCLFAENVALATGTFDSPGRLQVEGEDFPFVLHSMSDFGAAISKGKLRGKADPVLIVGAGLTAADAVLCAYNNNIPVIHVFRRRVTDTSLIFKQLPKKLYPEYHKVYHMMCTQSHSVDSNLHSAYTSFPEHNVLSFKPEMKCVLQSASGLKKILKFSVALVLIGSHPNLFFLKDQGHSIGHHSNQPITCKGNPIEIDPYTYECTKEANLFALGPLVGDNFVRFLKGGALGIARCLAIRQKKKHELIQSGDGGGDGVP; the protein is encoded by the exons ATGCCTTTAATTGAAGAaactgtggtgcctggggactcCCTTCTTACTCTGCCTGTAGTAATAATAG gaaatgGACCTTCAGGAATTTGTCTTTCTTACCTGCTCTCTGGATACAGGCCCTATTTGTCTCCTGAAGCTATACACCCAAACCCCATCCTACACACGAAATTAGAAGAAGCTCGACACCTTTCCATTGTTGATCAA GATCTGGAGTACCTGTCTGAAGGCCTTGAAGGACGTTCTTCAAACCCAGTTGCAGTGCTTTTTGATACCTTGCTTCATCCTGATGCTGACTTTGGGTACGACTACCCACCAGTTCTGCACTGGAAGCTAGAGCAGCATAATTATATTCCCCATATAGTGCTTGGTAAAGGGCCACCTGGTGGGGCTTGGCAT TCCATGGAGGGCTCTATGCTAACAATCAGCTTTGGAGACTGGATGGAATTGCCTGGCCTTACCTTCAAGGAGTGGGCAGCCAGCAAACGCAG AAACATAAAGAGTGATCGAGTAACCCCAGAAGAAATAGCTTGTTACTATAAACACTATGTTAAAGTCATGGGCCTCCAAAAGAATTTCAGAGACAACGCTTACATAACGTCAGTGTCCAGGCTCTACCGAGGGAAGGACGATGAAGATAGAAGTCAGCTAAATGAAGATATTTCAGCACAGCATTTGGAAATGGAAGATGGACAGAAATCAGTGACTAAGAGAAACTGGGAAATCAGAGGTTACCAGCGAGCAACAGATGGTTCTCATGTGCCCTTCTGCCTCTTTGCTGAGAATGTGGCTCTTGCCACAGGAACCTTTGATTCTCCTGGCCGCCTACAGGTTGAAGGAGAAGACTTTCCTTTTGTGCTTCATTCCATGTCTGACTTTGGGGCTGCTATCAGCAAAGGAAAGCTACGTGGGAAGGCAGACCCTGTGTTAATTGTGGGTGCTGGACTTACAGCAGCTGATGCAGTCCTGTGTGCCTACAACAACAACATCCCAGTAATCCACGTGTTTCGTAGAAGAGTTACCGATACAAGCCTGATTTTCAAACAGTTACCTAAAAAGCTTTACCCTGAATACCATAAGGTCTACCATATGATGTGTACTCAGTCCCACAGTGTGGACTCTAATCTACATTCTGCTTACACTAGTTTCCCTGAACACAATGTACTTTCCTTCAAGCCTGAAATGAAATGTGTTCTTCAGAGTGCCTCTGGACTGAAGAAAATTTTGAAGTTTTCTGTAGCCTTAGTTCTGATAGGTTCTCACCCAaatcttttctttctaaagGACCAAGGACATAGCATAGGTCATCACTCTAATCAGCCCATCACATGCAAGGGGAATCCTATAGAGATTGATCCATACACGTACGAATGCACTAAAGAAGCAAATCTCTTTGCTTTAGGGCCTCTGGTGGGAGACAACTTTGTACGGTTTTTAAAGGGAGGGGCGTTGGGCATTGCACGCTGCCTGGCAATAAGGCAGAAGAAGAAACATGAATTGATTCAAAGTGGGGATGGAGGAGGTGATGGGGTTCCATAA